In Pyricularia oryzae 70-15 chromosome 2, whole genome shotgun sequence, one genomic interval encodes:
- a CDS encoding retrograde regulation protein 2, protein MAQSQPQPSSPSSHVEILTLDNILKKVPSYDPEATNQLFSLIDCGSNGIRFSVSDLSPGSARLLPCIHQERAPISLLDSLMEGKVMYGEERFPPATIELVAQTMAKFCRTAYEGHNVPKANMFMFATEAMRRSTNASEMLEAIHTACPDLKCHIAEPGVETFLGGMGARSGSYKFRGLCVDLGGGSLQMSWFNTDDAVRRASEVHQGDSADSDTNPNRHYGIAAARAGQSLPFGAARVIHILKNEPVEVREAEMSSYHEKLTTVFANLCKTWPDLAADVAEDGPGVCMYVFGGGLRGYGSMLHFNDPVHPYPIAGVGSYFVSGAYFTETKRMLEFNNKHKGKISGMSSRRRDQFDAICAVVDGICAVVPKIKRVTFCGGGNREGALMTVLPESIRESNPLALLGRGETPPILAQPSAASTFVQILEEALPETLTSQKLGPSTVESLGLTELFVRSLWTNLDSHEKKKRSASAAMHHALARDPDSPGLGHLERAVLAVTMVAYRGGVVRRSDHSLYDRLRGVVSAADDPSSSDVGKKDHSPEASQSLFWADYIGRVAAAIVKATVAYPTDVLQAGGPVPIKFGAVENGSGEDRVVVLKMGVAFPPHVSSEFKLDDLVEGFKDVGKHQKLGKVVATAHEIS, encoded by the exons ATGGCGCAGTCTCAGCCCCAGCCGAGCTCTCCGTCGTCGCATGTTGAAATCCTCACACTTGACAACATCTTGAAAAAGGTGCCCTCGTATGACCCTGAGGCTACTAACCAACTGTTCTCACTCATTGACTGTGGCAG CAATGGAATCCGCTTCTCGGTCTCGGATCTCTCACCAGGCTCAGCTCGCCTTCTCCCATGCATTCATCAGGAACGAGCCCCTATCTCTCTTCTTGACTCACTAATGGAGGGCAAGGTCATGTATGGAGAAGAACGCTTCCCCCCGGCCACAATCGAGCTTGTTGCGCAGACCATGGCCAAGTTCTGTAGAACCGCCTATGAGGGCCACAACGTCCCCAAGGCCAACATGTTCATGTTTGCCACCGAGGCCATGCGTCGCTCTACCAACGCCAGCGAGATGCTCGAAGCCATTCATACAGCCTGCCCCGACTTGAAGTGTCACATTGCTGAGCCTGGTGTCGAGACGTTTTTGGGTGGCATGGGCGCCCGTTCCGGCTCGTACAAATTTCGAGGTCtctgcgtcgatctcggCGGTGGCAGTCTGCAAATGAGCTGGTTCAACACAGATGACGCTGTCCGCCGTGCTTCCGAGGTTCACCAAGGCGACTCTGCCGATTCTGACACCAACCCCAACAGACACTATGGCATCGCCGCTGCTCGTGCCGGTCAGAGTCTGCCTTTCGGTGCCGCTCGAGTCATCCACATTCTCAAGAACGAGCCAGTTGAGGTCAGGGAGGCAGAGATGTCCAGCTACCACGAAAAGCTTACTACTGTCTTTGCCAACCTGTGCAAGACCTGGCCTGACCTCGCTGCCGACGTTGCCGAGGACGGCCCGGGTGTTTGCATGTACGTCTTTGGTGGCGGCCTCCGTGGTTACGGTAGCATGCTTCACTTCAACGATCCGGTGCACCCTTACCCCATTGCCGGTGTCGGCTCCTACTTCGTCTCGGGCGCCTACTTTACAGAGACCAAGAGGATGCTTGAGTTCAACAACAAGCACAAGGGCAAGATATCTGGCATGTCTTCTCGCCGCAGGGATCAGTTCGATGCCATCTGTGCTGTTGTTGATGGGATATGTGCTGTGGTTCCCAAGATCAAGCGGGTCACATTCTGTGGTGGCGGCAACCGCGAGGGCGCCCTGATGACGGTCCTCCCCGAATCCATCCGCGAGAGCAATCCCCTGGCTCTTCTGGGACGCGGCGAAACCCCTCCGATTCTCGCTCAACCATCAGCCGCCAGCACGTTTGTCCAGATCCTGGAGGAAGCCCTGCCCGAGACGTTGACAAGCCAAAAGCTGGGACCATCCACGGTCGAATCACTCGGCCTAACTGAGCTGTTTGTTCGAAGTCTCTGGACCAATCTCGACTCGCACGAGAAAAAGAAGCGCAGCGCATCGGCAGCCATGCACCATGCTTTGGCTCGAGACCCCGACTCTCCGGGCCTGGGACATCTTGAGCGCGCCGTCTTGGCTGTGACAATGGTTGCCTACCGAGGAGGTGTTGTCCGCCGCTCCGACCACTCGCTGTACGACCGTCTCCGAGGCGTCGTCTCAGCAGCCGATGACCCTTCGTCGTCGGACGTTGGCAAGAAGGACCACAGCCCAGAAGCCAGCCAAAGCCTCTTCTGGGCCGACTACATTGGTCgtgtcgccgccgccattgTCAAGGCTACGGTTGCTTACCCTACCGATGTGCTTCAAGCCGGCGGTCCTGTGCCCATAAAATTTGGCGCTGTCGAGAACGGCAGCGGTGAGGACAGGGTCGTCGTGCTCAAGATGGGTGTTGCCTTCCCACCGCACGTCTCCAGCGAATTTAAGCTGGATGATCTTGTCGAGGGCTTCAAGGATGTGGGCAAGCATCAGAAGCTCGGAAAGGTGGTTGCCACTGCACATGAAATCTCGTGA